A single genomic interval of Mauremys reevesii isolate NIE-2019 linkage group 24, ASM1616193v1, whole genome shotgun sequence harbors:
- the LOC120390503 gene encoding cathepsin S-like, translating into MFFDFSELKKNVFPVPTSCPFCLLQLTKVDGGGEKHPKLEGVYDDPRCIEEPNHSVLVIGYGALDGKDFWLVKNSWGVKFGDKGYIRISRNKGNQCGIASYGSYPQI; encoded by the exons ATGTTTTTTGAtttttctgaattaaaaaaaaatgtatttcctgtcccCACCAGCTGTCCTTTTTGCCTGTTGCAACTGACTAAGGTGGATGGGGGAGGTGAAAAACATCCCAAACTGGAAg GAGTCTACGATGATCCACGTTGCATTGAAGAGCCAAATCATTCAGTTCTAGTTATCGGCTATGGCGCCCTGGATGGGAAGGACTTTTGGCTTGTGAAAAACAG CTGGGGCGTAAAGTTCGGTGACAAAGGGTACATTCGAATCTCCAGGAACAAAGGAAACCAATGTGGTATTGCCAGCTACGGTTCTTATCCACAAATATAG
- the LOC120390631 gene encoding cathepsin S-like — protein sequence MKLLVCIILVSLAAAATAHLHSDPTLDNHWELWKKTYGKQYSHKKEEGERRVTWEKNLKLVMLHNLEHSLGLHSYELGMNHLADMTSEEVAALLTGVKVPHRSDRNSTYRPRPGSKVPDSVDWRDKGCVTDVKNQGACGACWAFSAVGALEAQVKLKTGNLVSLSAQNLVDCSTTYGNYGCNGGYITRAFQYIIDNHGIDSDTSYPYTAQNGTCHYNPATRAATCSKFVELPYADEAALKDAVANIGPVSVAIDAKQPSFFLYRSGVYDDPRCTGDVNHGVLVIGYGTMDGKDFWLVKNSWGEYFGDKGYIRMSRNKGNHCGIASYGSYPLI from the exons ATGAAGCTGTTGGTTTGTATCATCTTGGtctctcttgctgctgctgctactgcacaTCTACACTCAGACCCGACGCTGGATAACCACTGGGAGCTCTGGAAGAAAACCTATGGCAAGCAATACAGCCACAAG AAAGAGGAAGGGGAACGGCGCGTGACCTGGGAAAAGAACCTCAAGCTCGTTATGCTGCATAACCTCGAGCACTCACTGGGGCTGCATTCCTATGAGCTGGGCATGAACCACCTGGCAGACATg ACCAGCGAGGAAGTGGCTGCTTTGTTAACTGGAGTGAAAGTTCCCCACCGATCTGACCGGAATTCCACCTACAGGCCACGCCCTGGCAGCAAAGTGCCTGACTCCGTGGACTGGAGGGACAAGGGATGTGTTACGGATGTGAAAAATCAG GGGGCCTGTGGCGCCTGCTGGGCTTTCAGTGCTGTCGGTGCCCTAGAAGCCCAGGTGAAACTGAAAACTGGAAACCTGGTATCTCTCAGCGCACAGAACCTAGTCGACTGTTCCACTACGTACGGGAACTACGGCTGCAACGGTGGATATATAACTAGAGCCTTCCAGTACATCATTGATAATCACGGCATTGATTCAGACACTTCCTATCCGTACACAGCTCAG AACGGAACGTGTCACTATAACCCAGCCACGCGAGCCGCCACCTGCTCCAAGTTTGTTGAGCTCCCGTATGCCGATGAAGCAGCCCTGAAGGATGCCGTCGCCAATATTGGACCTGTGTCCGTTGCCATAGATGCGAAACAGCCGTCGTTTTTCCTGTACAGATCAG GAGTCTACGATGATCCACGTTGCACTGGTGATGTGAATCATGGGGTTCTAGTTATTGGCTATGGCACCATGGATGGGAAGGACTTTTGGCTTGTGAAAAACAG CTGGGGTGAATATTTCGGTGACAAAGGGTACATTCGAATGTCCAGGAACAAAGGAAACCACTGTGGGATTGCCAGCTATGGTTCTTATCCACTAATATAG